CAAGAGATTCAGGATCCGAATATTTTGTTTTTTCACATGCAGTTTTAGCCAAATTCACCGCTTCGCGAGCGTTTCGCAATGATGGGTCCGGGCCGGTTGCCAGCAACCACGCCAGACGATTCACAATCGGCAAAAAGCCTCTTGTGTTTTTTAATCCCCGGCGAAAAGTTGAAATCGCTGCAGCAGGACGATCAAGTTGCATATGAATGGCACCAAGGTTGAGATAGGCATCTGGAAATTGCGGGTCAAGTCTGAAGCACTTTTCAAACCATACCATAGCTTCCTCCGCGCGACCTGACTTGAAAAGTGCTTCGCCCAGATTGTTATAAGAGATAACGTAATTCGGGGCGAGAGAAATCGCCGTGCGATATTGACTCCCAGCTTCATCGTATCGGCCGAGCTGGCTTAAAAGATCCCCGACATGAATGTGCCCTTCAGGGTCCGGTTTTAATTCCATCGCCTTTCGGAACTGTTCCAGGGCTCCATCGAGTCGGCCTTGCGCCTGAAGCGCGAAGCCGCGATCTCTATACCAAACTGCACTCATTCCTTGCGCCTCCAATTTTTCGTAAACCGGATCGACCAGTCGTAAGTCTTGCGGCAAGTGCCGTGCTGTTTGTACCTCTTTAGCAGCTTCCTCTGTGCGGTGAAGTCGCCGTAGCACATCAGCCAGCATTCCGTGAGCTTCTCGATGTTCCGGTTTGAGTTCCACCGCTTTATTCAGAAATTCCAGGCTTGCCTGTAACTTGGCTTCTGAAAATGCTATTTTTGCCAGGCCAAGGTAGGCATGAGAGGAGGTTGAATCAAGGCTGATTGCGCGACGAAAAGTTTGAGAAGCATTTTCCAGGCGGCCGGCGTTAAGAAGTGCCTGCCCGTACCGCACATGCAGCGGGGGATAATGTCGGTTTAATTGATTGCTTTTTTCAAAAAAATCAAGAGCCCCCGGGGAGCGTATTTCGTTTAGAACGATTGCACAGAAATAGAACCAGCGAAATTCATTTGGATTTAGAGCTATGCCCTGTTTATAACAAGGAATGGCGTCTTGTTTAAAATCGTGCACGTCGAGTATCATTCCCAACTTTCCCCAGGAGTCGGGGGAACCGGGATTTTTTTTTACGGCTACGCGGCGCTTTCGTATTTCTTCCGCAACTTGATCCTCTACTCCAGTCAGGTCTGGATCCGGAAGTACCGCTAACAACGAACGGGGCAAATATACAGTTTTGTAAAGTACGAAACCTGCAATAGTGACACCAATAATTGATATTATGACTATTAGATATATCGGGAATTTTCGATCGACTGTTTCCCCTGCCTTTTCATTTTGAGAGACTTGTTTCATTTCCCTAGTCTGCGGCCTTGGCCTTTCTTGAGAGTAATTATTTGGTTGGCCTTTACA
This window of the candidate division KSB1 bacterium genome carries:
- a CDS encoding tetratricopeptide repeat protein is translated as MKQVSQNEKAGETVDRKFPIYLIVIISIIGVTIAGFVLYKTVYLPRSLLAVLPDPDLTGVEDQVAEEIRKRRVAVKKNPGSPDSWGKLGMILDVHDFKQDAIPCYKQGIALNPNEFRWFYFCAIVLNEIRSPGALDFFEKSNQLNRHYPPLHVRYGQALLNAGRLENASQTFRRAISLDSTSSHAYLGLAKIAFSEAKLQASLEFLNKAVELKPEHREAHGMLADVLRRLHRTEEAAKEVQTARHLPQDLRLVDPVYEKLEAQGMSAVWYRDRGFALQAQGRLDGALEQFRKAMELKPDPEGHIHVGDLLSQLGRYDEAGSQYRTAISLAPNYVISYNNLGEALFKSGRAEEAMVWFEKCFRLDPQFPDAYLNLGAIHMQLDRPAAAISTFRRGLKNTRGFLPIVNRLAWLLATGPDPSLRNAREAVNLAKTACEKTKYSDPESLDVLAAAYAESGDFKRAVDLARKVHGMTVSSERQELAKQIQSRLNLYLAKKPYHSK